From Haemorhous mexicanus isolate bHaeMex1 chromosome 2, bHaeMex1.pri, whole genome shotgun sequence, the proteins below share one genomic window:
- the CCT8 gene encoding T-complex protein 1 subunit theta isoform X1, producing the protein MALHVPKAPGFAQMLKEGAKHYSGLEEAVYRNIQACKELAQTTRTAYGPNGMNKMVINHLEKLFVTNDAATILRELEVQHPAAKMLVMASHMQEQEVGDGTNFVLVFAGVLLELAEDLLRMGLSVSEVIEGYEKACKKALEILPDLVCCSAKNLRDVEEVASLLYTSVMSKQYGNERFLAKLIAQACVSILPDSGHFNVDNIRVCKIVGAGISASSVLHGMVFKKETEGDVTSVKDAKIAVYSCPFDGMITETKGTVLIKNAEELMNFSKGEENLMDLQVKAIADSGANVVVTGGKVADMALHYANKYNLMLVRLNSKWDLRRLCKTVGATALPRLTPPTLEEMGHCNSVYLSEVGDTQVVVFKHEKEDGAISTILIRGSTDNLMDDIERAVDDGVNTFKVLTRDKRLVPGGGATEIELAKQITSYGETCPGLDQYAIKKFAEAFEAIPRALAENSGVKANEVISKLYAMHQEGKKNVGFDIEAEAAAVKDMLEAGVLDTYLGKFWGIKLATNAAVTVLRVDQIIMAKTAGGPKAPKQQGHWDKDDWKDEPEN; encoded by the exons ATGGCGCTGCACGTCCCCAAGGCCCCGGGCTTCGCCCAGATGCTCAAGGAGGGGGCGAAG CATTATTCAGGACTAGAAGAAGCTGTCTATAGAAACATCCAGGCATGCAAAGAACTTGCTCAAACCACCCGTACAGCATATGGACCAAACG GAATGAACAAAATGGTTATCAATCatctggaaaagctttttgtgaCAAATGATGCTGCTACTATCCTGAGAGAGTTAGAA GTCCAGCATCCTGCTGCGAAAATGCTTGTGATGGCTTCACACATGCAAGAACAAGAGGTTGGAGATGGAACTAATTTTGTCCTTGTTTTTGCTGGAGTTCTTCTGGAGTTAGCAGAAGACCTTCTGAGGATGGGGTTATCTGTCTCAGAG GTGATTGAAGGATATGAAAAGGCTTGCAAGAAAGCCCTAGAAATTCTTCCAGATTTGGTGTGCTGTTCTGCAAAGAACCTTCGAGATGTTGAAGAAGTGGCATCTTTGTTGTACACGTCAGTCATGAGCAAACAATATGGCAATGAACGGTTCTTGGCAAAGCTCATTGCTCAGGCCTGTG tttctATTCTTCCTGATTCTGGTCATTTCAATGTTGATAATATCAGAGTGTGCAAAATTGTG gGTGCTGGTATTTCTGCTTCTTCAGTACTGCATGGcatggtttttaaaaaagaaactgaaggaGATGTTACTTCTGTCAAAGATGCAAAAATAGCTGTGTATTCCTGCCCTTTTGATGGTATGATAACTGAAACTAAG GGCACCGTCCTAATAAAGAATGCTGAAGAGCTGATGAATTTCagtaaaggagaagaaaatctgaTGGATTTGCAAGTCAAGGCCATTGCTGATAGTGGTGCAAATGTAGTAGTAACAGGTGGCAAAGTGGCAGATATGGCTCTTCATTATGCCAACAAGTACAATCTTATGTTAGTAAG GCTGAACTCCAAGTGGGACCTGAGAAGACTGTGCAAAACTGTTGGTGCAACAGCCCTACCCAGACTG aCTCCCCCTACTCTTGAAGAAATGGGTCACTGCAATAGTGTGTATTTATCAGAGGTTGGGGATACACAGGTTGTGGTGTTTAAGCATG aaaaggaggatGGAGCCATTTCTACTATCCTCATTCGTGGATCTACAGACAATCTGATGGATGACATAGAGAGAGCCGTGGATGATGGTGTCAATACTTTCAAAGTACTCACAAGG GATAAACGTCTTGTTCCTGGAGGTGGTGCGACGGAGATTGAATTAGCCAAGCAGATCACATCTTATGGAGAG ACTTGTCCTGGGCTTGACCAATATGCCATCAAGAAGTTTGCTGAGGCATTTGAAGCCATTCCTCGAGCACTGGCAGAAAACTCTGGAGTAAAGGCTAATGAGGTCATCTCCAAACTTTATGCCATGCAtcaggaagggaagaagaatGTTGGATTTGATATTGAG gctgaagctgctgcagtgaaGGACATGTTGGAAGCTGGTGTGTTAGACACGTATCTTGGAA
- the CCT8 gene encoding T-complex protein 1 subunit theta isoform X2, which produces MALHVPKAPGFAQMLKEGAKHYSGLEEAVYRNIQACKELAQTTRTAYGPNGMNKMVINHLEKLFVTNDAATILRELEVQHPAAKMLVMASHMQEQEVGDGTNFVLVFAGVLLELAEDLLRMGLSVSEVIEGYEKACKKALEILPDLVCCSAKNLRDVEEVASLLYTSVMSKQYGNERFLAKLIAQACVSILPDSGHFNVDNIRVCKIVGAGISASSVLHGMVFKKETEGDVTSVKDAKIAVYSCPFDGMITETKGTVLIKNAEELMNFSKGEENLMDLQVKAIADSGANVVVTGGKVADMALHYANKYNLMLVRLNSKWDLRRLCKTVGATALPRLTPPTLEEMGHCNSVYLSEVGDTQVVVFKHEKEDGAISTILIRGSTDNLMDDIERAVDDGVNTFKVLTRDKRLVPGGGATEIELAKQITSYGETCPGLDQYAIKKFAEAFEAIPRALAENSGVKANEVISKLYAMHQEGKKNVGFDIEAEAAAVKDMLEAGVLDTYLGKFWGIKLATNAAVTVLRVDQIIMAKPAGGPKPPSGKKDWDEDQND; this is translated from the exons ATGGCGCTGCACGTCCCCAAGGCCCCGGGCTTCGCCCAGATGCTCAAGGAGGGGGCGAAG CATTATTCAGGACTAGAAGAAGCTGTCTATAGAAACATCCAGGCATGCAAAGAACTTGCTCAAACCACCCGTACAGCATATGGACCAAACG GAATGAACAAAATGGTTATCAATCatctggaaaagctttttgtgaCAAATGATGCTGCTACTATCCTGAGAGAGTTAGAA GTCCAGCATCCTGCTGCGAAAATGCTTGTGATGGCTTCACACATGCAAGAACAAGAGGTTGGAGATGGAACTAATTTTGTCCTTGTTTTTGCTGGAGTTCTTCTGGAGTTAGCAGAAGACCTTCTGAGGATGGGGTTATCTGTCTCAGAG GTGATTGAAGGATATGAAAAGGCTTGCAAGAAAGCCCTAGAAATTCTTCCAGATTTGGTGTGCTGTTCTGCAAAGAACCTTCGAGATGTTGAAGAAGTGGCATCTTTGTTGTACACGTCAGTCATGAGCAAACAATATGGCAATGAACGGTTCTTGGCAAAGCTCATTGCTCAGGCCTGTG tttctATTCTTCCTGATTCTGGTCATTTCAATGTTGATAATATCAGAGTGTGCAAAATTGTG gGTGCTGGTATTTCTGCTTCTTCAGTACTGCATGGcatggtttttaaaaaagaaactgaaggaGATGTTACTTCTGTCAAAGATGCAAAAATAGCTGTGTATTCCTGCCCTTTTGATGGTATGATAACTGAAACTAAG GGCACCGTCCTAATAAAGAATGCTGAAGAGCTGATGAATTTCagtaaaggagaagaaaatctgaTGGATTTGCAAGTCAAGGCCATTGCTGATAGTGGTGCAAATGTAGTAGTAACAGGTGGCAAAGTGGCAGATATGGCTCTTCATTATGCCAACAAGTACAATCTTATGTTAGTAAG GCTGAACTCCAAGTGGGACCTGAGAAGACTGTGCAAAACTGTTGGTGCAACAGCCCTACCCAGACTG aCTCCCCCTACTCTTGAAGAAATGGGTCACTGCAATAGTGTGTATTTATCAGAGGTTGGGGATACACAGGTTGTGGTGTTTAAGCATG aaaaggaggatGGAGCCATTTCTACTATCCTCATTCGTGGATCTACAGACAATCTGATGGATGACATAGAGAGAGCCGTGGATGATGGTGTCAATACTTTCAAAGTACTCACAAGG GATAAACGTCTTGTTCCTGGAGGTGGTGCGACGGAGATTGAATTAGCCAAGCAGATCACATCTTATGGAGAG ACTTGTCCTGGGCTTGACCAATATGCCATCAAGAAGTTTGCTGAGGCATTTGAAGCCATTCCTCGAGCACTGGCAGAAAACTCTGGAGTAAAGGCTAATGAGGTCATCTCCAAACTTTATGCCATGCAtcaggaagggaagaagaatGTTGGATTTGATATTGAG gctgaagctgctgcagtgaaGGACATGTTGGAAGCTGGTGTGTTAGACACGTATCTTGGAA